In the Micromonospora narathiwatensis genome, one interval contains:
- a CDS encoding outer membrane protein assembly factor BamB family protein — translation MIELGELRHGDEPEPPPQPRRPPTASARLAALCCAVLLTLAGAAPVPDQPSGVSVPAPRNANFLVLADRLVTAGGPGTADPGDRLVSGYRLPDGAPVWRFSLPVGDELFGLWTVADLVLVASNPAGFPGDVRTVALDPRTGATRWRQPGHPTPTQAGGVIFDSPGTDGTGVLRAVDPATGKLRWSLPLAGKGPMYGYGSRGVTALVLVGGDGLVEVYDVDSGALRRAGRLPPAVDRAYRLTHVLGDLLLVGDASGTAAAYGLDRLDRRWTLPWQPAGDTWFTDCAEVVCLSGRSAGLRAYDAATGRPRWHADRWRDAIPVDGRLLVAPDDWRAEDLAVLDAGTGRTLARLGRWRLADFVPNRSRPLGSRPVSGGRTLVAELDVPAGQVRMLAVLPGFWSECATAAAVLVCKQPAGGLVIWPLER, via the coding sequence ATGATCGAGCTGGGGGAACTGCGGCACGGCGACGAGCCCGAGCCGCCACCGCAGCCGCGCCGGCCCCCGACGGCATCGGCCCGGTTGGCGGCGCTCTGCTGTGCCGTGCTGCTCACCCTGGCCGGGGCCGCGCCGGTGCCCGATCAACCGTCCGGCGTCTCTGTGCCGGCCCCGCGGAACGCCAACTTCCTGGTTCTCGCCGACCGGCTGGTGACGGCCGGCGGGCCGGGCACGGCCGATCCCGGCGACCGGCTGGTCAGCGGGTACCGGTTGCCCGACGGCGCGCCGGTGTGGCGGTTCAGCCTGCCCGTCGGCGACGAGTTGTTCGGGTTGTGGACGGTGGCCGACCTGGTGCTGGTGGCGAGCAACCCGGCGGGCTTCCCGGGCGACGTCCGCACCGTCGCCCTGGACCCGCGCACCGGCGCGACGCGCTGGCGGCAGCCCGGCCACCCGACGCCGACCCAGGCGGGCGGGGTGATCTTCGACTCGCCCGGCACCGACGGTACGGGCGTGCTCCGGGCGGTCGACCCGGCGACCGGAAAGCTCCGGTGGTCGCTCCCGTTGGCCGGCAAGGGGCCGATGTACGGGTACGGGAGCCGGGGCGTGACGGCGCTGGTGCTGGTCGGCGGCGACGGGCTGGTCGAGGTGTACGACGTCGACTCCGGCGCGCTGCGGCGGGCCGGCCGGCTGCCTCCGGCCGTCGACCGGGCGTACCGGTTGACGCACGTGCTGGGCGACCTGCTGCTGGTCGGCGACGCGTCGGGCACGGCCGCCGCGTACGGCCTGGACCGGCTGGACCGACGGTGGACCCTTCCGTGGCAGCCGGCGGGCGACACCTGGTTCACCGACTGCGCCGAGGTGGTCTGCCTGAGCGGCCGGTCGGCCGGCCTGCGGGCGTACGACGCGGCCACCGGCCGTCCCCGCTGGCACGCCGACCGCTGGCGCGACGCCATCCCCGTCGACGGCCGGCTGCTCGTCGCTCCCGACGACTGGCGGGCGGAGGACCTGGCGGTGCTCGACGCCGGCACCGGGCGCACCCTGGCCCGGCTGGGCCGCTGGCGGTTGGCCGACTTCGTCCCGAACCGGTCCCGGCCGCTCGGCTCGCGCCCCGTCAGCGGGGGCCGCACGCTGGTGGCGGAGCTGGACGTGCCGGCCGGTCAGGTCCGGATGCTCGCGGTGCTTCCCGGCTTCTGGAGCGAGTGCGCCACCGCCGCCGCCGTGCTGGTCTGCAAGCAGCCGGCCGGTGGGCTGGTGATCTGGCCGCTGGAGCGGTGA
- a CDS encoding response regulator transcription factor, which translates to MRVLVVEDERNLADAIVRGLRKRGMAVDVAYDGDTGHEAAFVTRYDVVILDRDLPGVPGDRICADLAASGTLTRVLMLTASGTVADRVEGLQLGADDYLPKPFAFDELVARVQALGRRATPAAPPVLALADLVLDPARRVVARGGVPVELTNKEFGVLAELLKARGAVVSSEELLERVWDANTDPFTTIVRVTVMTLRKKLGDPPLIETVVGAGYRTAEERSA; encoded by the coding sequence ATGCGGGTACTGGTGGTGGAGGACGAGCGGAACCTCGCCGACGCGATCGTGCGCGGGCTGCGCAAGCGCGGCATGGCCGTGGACGTCGCCTACGACGGCGACACCGGGCACGAGGCCGCCTTCGTCACCCGGTACGACGTGGTGATCCTGGACCGGGACCTGCCCGGCGTGCCCGGCGACCGGATCTGCGCCGACCTGGCCGCCTCCGGCACCCTGACCCGGGTGCTGATGCTGACCGCCAGCGGCACGGTCGCCGACCGGGTCGAGGGGTTGCAGCTCGGCGCCGACGACTACCTGCCCAAGCCGTTCGCCTTCGACGAGTTGGTCGCCCGGGTGCAGGCGCTCGGCCGGCGGGCCACCCCGGCCGCCCCGCCGGTGCTGGCGCTGGCCGACCTGGTGCTCGACCCGGCCCGCCGGGTGGTGGCCCGTGGCGGCGTGCCGGTCGAGCTCACCAACAAGGAGTTCGGCGTGCTGGCCGAGCTGCTCAAGGCACGCGGCGCGGTGGTCTCCAGCGAGGAGCTGCTGGAGCGGGTCTGGGACGCGAACACCGACCCGTTCACCACGATCGTCCGGGTCACCGTCATGACGCTGCGCAAGAAGCTCGGCGACCCGCCACTGATCGAGACGGTGGTCGGGGCCGGCTACCGCACCGCCGAGGAGAGGTCAGCGTGA
- a CDS encoding outer membrane protein assembly factor BamB family protein, giving the protein MAVIDLGELRDEAPPDPPTRPPRAAGRPYRFVVVLLAALATLAGAAPAPRRIAATVPGGPAAAAFVVDDRVYVVEAVDPERGTGRRLVAYRLAADRPRTLWRTSLPGTGVVDLAWAVDGMLLLIGRTANDAGWEAMALDAATGRLGWRHPGVAFPTGDIVLLRTSDGDGAQETRRLDVRTGRTLWSVPTNSAEPHNDWGPAGVERVVLVHDSGTTEVLDATSGARLLARDLRTGEPPRRQRTVVAAGLLLVLDDAGGTVTSYDLDRLEQRWSVSLPQADYADRCGRSLCAYQYPSGMWVLDPATGATRWTDPRWTASAEAVADGLLLVAEQTLTSPVLAVVEETTGRLVAELGKWQVVPRVDRDGPMTAVRLGRNGRLLVAELDPAAGQARIRDALPGAVGDCRAGATLLVCHRIDGSFVLLRNP; this is encoded by the coding sequence GTGGCGGTCATCGATCTGGGTGAGCTGCGTGACGAGGCGCCCCCCGACCCGCCAACCCGGCCACCGCGGGCCGCCGGCCGCCCGTACCGGTTCGTCGTGGTGCTGCTGGCGGCGTTGGCCACCCTCGCCGGCGCGGCGCCCGCACCCCGCCGGATCGCCGCCACCGTGCCGGGTGGTCCCGCCGCCGCGGCGTTCGTCGTCGATGACCGGGTGTACGTGGTGGAGGCCGTCGACCCGGAGCGCGGAACCGGCCGCCGGCTGGTCGCGTACCGGCTGGCGGCGGATCGGCCGCGGACGCTGTGGCGGACCTCGTTGCCCGGCACCGGCGTCGTCGATCTGGCCTGGGCGGTGGACGGGATGCTGCTGCTGATCGGCCGGACCGCCAACGACGCGGGGTGGGAGGCGATGGCTCTCGACGCCGCGACCGGCCGGCTCGGCTGGCGGCACCCCGGGGTGGCCTTCCCGACGGGCGACATCGTGCTCCTGCGGACCAGTGATGGCGACGGCGCCCAAGAGACCCGCCGGCTCGACGTCCGCACCGGAAGGACACTGTGGTCGGTGCCGACGAACTCGGCCGAGCCGCACAACGATTGGGGACCGGCCGGGGTCGAGCGGGTGGTGCTGGTGCACGACTCCGGCACGACGGAGGTCCTCGACGCCACCTCCGGCGCCCGGCTGCTCGCCCGTGACCTGCGTACCGGTGAGCCGCCCCGGCGACAGCGGACGGTGGTGGCCGCCGGCCTGCTGCTCGTGCTCGACGATGCCGGCGGCACGGTGACCAGCTACGACCTGGACCGGCTGGAGCAACGCTGGAGCGTCTCGCTGCCGCAGGCCGACTACGCCGACCGGTGCGGCCGGTCGCTCTGCGCCTACCAATACCCGAGCGGGATGTGGGTGCTCGACCCGGCCACCGGCGCGACCCGGTGGACCGACCCGCGCTGGACGGCGTCGGCGGAGGCTGTGGCTGACGGGCTGCTGCTGGTCGCCGAGCAGACGCTCACCTCGCCCGTGCTGGCCGTGGTGGAGGAGACCACCGGCCGGCTCGTCGCCGAGCTCGGCAAGTGGCAGGTGGTCCCGCGCGTCGACAGGGACGGCCCGATGACCGCGGTACGGCTGGGCCGCAACGGTCGGCTGCTCGTCGCCGAACTGGACCCGGCGGCCGGGCAGGCCCGGATCCGCGACGCCCTGCCCGGCGCCGTCGGGGACTGCCGGGCCGGCGCGACACTGCTCGTCTGCCACCGGATCGACGGCAGCTTCGTGCTGTTGCGGAACCCGTGA
- a CDS encoding VOC family protein — protein sequence MSAQIHCVTCETDDPYALASWWAEVLDRKLHDDDHPGDPEAVLVAPDGHGPDLLFVRVGERHGKGAFHLDLHPADGTRDAEVERLLGLGATLVADRRRPDGTGWVVLADPEGNEFCVCRGPAERAAAH from the coding sequence GTGAGTGCACAGATCCACTGCGTGACCTGCGAGACCGACGACCCGTACGCCCTGGCGAGCTGGTGGGCCGAGGTGCTCGACCGGAAGCTGCACGACGACGACCACCCGGGCGACCCCGAGGCCGTGCTCGTCGCGCCCGACGGGCACGGTCCCGACCTGCTCTTCGTACGGGTGGGGGAGCGGCACGGCAAGGGCGCGTTCCACCTCGACCTGCACCCGGCCGACGGCACCCGGGACGCCGAGGTCGAACGGCTGCTCGGCCTCGGCGCCACCCTGGTCGCCGACCGGCGTCGGCCGGACGGCACCGGCTGGGTGGTGCTGGCCGACCCGGAGGGCAACGAGTTCTGCGTCTGCCGTGGTCCGGCGGAACGGGCCGCGGCGCACTGA
- a CDS encoding 3-hydroxyacyl-CoA dehydrogenase NAD-binding domain-containing protein, whose amino-acid sequence MSALAAPNEVVTRALLRQVDVPGLDRPAALITLDNGLDHTKPNTFGPAGLASLDEAITAALAANPAFVAVTGKPYIFCVGADITSLPLLANREQALEIGRLGHRVFARLKDSGIPTFAFVNGAAMGGGLELALHCHYRTLSGGAAALALPEVSLGLVPGWGGTQLLPNLIGIPAATQVILQNPLMQNRMLKPKQAAEMGIADVLLEPADFLERSLEWAAGVVRGEVTVTRPEVDKDMWAGVLYFARQTLDQRLHGAVPAAYKALDLLETAKDADFAAGTAAEDEALADLVFSEELRSGLYAFDLVQRRAKRPAGAPDKGLARPVTKVGIVGAGLMASQLALLFARRLQVPVVLTDLDQARVDKGVGYVHTQIEKQVSRGRMDKGTAAKLYGLVSGSPKAEAFAASTPGQLTSFADCDFVIEAVFEDLAVKKQVWAELEKIVSPEAVLATNTSSLSVTAMAEDLEHPERVVGFHFFNPVAVLPLLEIVRGERTDDATLATAFAVGKGLKKSSVLVKDAPAFVVNRLLTRFLGTVFAAVDAGTPLDVADSALDPLGLPMRPLALLQLVGPAVAYHVGGTLHAAFPDRFGVSENLKRIADSGQPIVVEDRINADVAKLLVVGDQPLTAEQVRQNALDALAQEIRLMLDEGVVAEAQDIDLCMILGAGWPFHLGGVTPYLDRTGTAERVTGRRFLPPGVASLRH is encoded by the coding sequence GTGAGCGCGCTCGCCGCACCGAACGAGGTCGTCACCCGGGCGCTGCTGCGCCAGGTGGACGTACCGGGGCTGGACCGTCCCGCCGCCCTGATCACCCTGGACAACGGCCTCGACCACACCAAGCCGAACACCTTCGGCCCGGCCGGGCTGGCCAGCCTGGACGAGGCGATCACCGCGGCCCTGGCGGCGAACCCGGCGTTCGTCGCGGTCACCGGCAAGCCGTACATCTTCTGCGTGGGCGCGGACATCACCAGCCTGCCGCTGCTGGCGAACCGCGAGCAGGCCCTGGAGATCGGCCGGCTCGGCCACCGGGTCTTCGCCCGGCTGAAGGACAGCGGGATCCCGACCTTCGCGTTCGTCAACGGCGCGGCGATGGGCGGCGGCCTGGAGCTGGCCCTGCACTGCCACTACCGGACGCTCTCCGGCGGTGCCGCGGCGCTCGCGCTGCCCGAGGTCTCGCTCGGACTGGTGCCCGGCTGGGGCGGCACCCAATTGCTGCCGAACCTCATCGGCATCCCGGCCGCCACCCAGGTGATCCTGCAGAACCCGCTGATGCAGAACCGGATGCTCAAGCCGAAGCAGGCGGCCGAGATGGGCATCGCGGACGTGCTGCTGGAGCCGGCCGACTTCCTGGAGCGGTCCCTGGAATGGGCCGCCGGGGTGGTCCGGGGCGAGGTCACCGTGACCCGGCCCGAGGTCGACAAGGACATGTGGGCGGGCGTGCTCTACTTCGCCCGGCAGACCCTCGACCAGCGGCTGCACGGCGCGGTCCCGGCCGCGTACAAGGCGCTGGACCTGCTGGAGACGGCGAAGGACGCCGACTTCGCGGCCGGCACCGCCGCCGAGGACGAGGCCCTCGCCGACCTGGTCTTCTCCGAGGAACTGCGCAGCGGCCTGTACGCCTTCGACCTGGTGCAGCGGCGGGCCAAGCGGCCGGCCGGCGCGCCGGACAAGGGCCTGGCCCGCCCGGTGACCAAGGTGGGCATCGTCGGCGCCGGCCTGATGGCCAGCCAGCTCGCGCTGCTGTTCGCCCGTCGCCTCCAGGTGCCGGTCGTGCTGACCGACCTGGACCAGGCCCGGGTCGACAAGGGCGTCGGCTACGTGCACACCCAGATCGAGAAGCAGGTCAGCCGGGGGCGGATGGACAAGGGCACCGCCGCCAAGCTGTACGGCCTGGTCAGCGGCTCGCCGAAGGCGGAGGCCTTCGCCGCGTCGACGCCGGGCCAGCTCACCTCGTTCGCTGACTGTGACTTCGTCATCGAGGCGGTCTTCGAGGACCTGGCCGTCAAGAAGCAGGTCTGGGCCGAGCTGGAGAAGATCGTCTCCCCGGAGGCGGTGCTCGCCACCAACACCAGCTCGCTCTCGGTCACCGCGATGGCGGAGGACCTGGAGCACCCGGAGCGGGTGGTCGGCTTCCACTTCTTCAACCCGGTCGCCGTGCTGCCACTGCTGGAGATCGTCCGGGGCGAGCGGACCGACGACGCCACCCTGGCCACCGCGTTCGCCGTCGGCAAGGGGCTCAAGAAGTCGTCGGTGCTGGTGAAGGACGCCCCCGCGTTCGTGGTCAACCGGCTGCTGACCCGCTTCCTCGGCACGGTCTTCGCCGCCGTCGACGCCGGCACCCCGTTGGACGTGGCGGACAGCGCGCTGGACCCGCTGGGTCTGCCGATGCGTCCGCTGGCCCTGCTCCAGCTCGTCGGCCCGGCCGTGGCGTACCACGTCGGCGGCACCCTGCACGCCGCCTTCCCGGACCGGTTCGGGGTCAGCGAGAACCTCAAGCGGATCGCCGACTCCGGCCAGCCGATCGTGGTCGAAGACCGGATCAACGCCGACGTCGCCAAGCTGCTCGTGGTCGGCGACCAGCCGTTGACCGCCGAGCAGGTCCGGCAGAACGCCCTCGACGCGCTGGCGCAGGAGATCCGGCTGATGCTCGACGAGGGCGTGGTCGCCGAGGCGCAGGACATCGACCTGTGCATGATCCTCGGCGCCGGCTGGCCGTTCCACCTGGGCGGCGTCACGCCGTACCTGGACCGGACCGGCACCGCCGAGCGGGTCACCGGCCGACGGTTCCTGCCGCCCGGGGTGGCCAGCCTGCGCCATTGA
- a CDS encoding malectin domain-containing carbohydrate-binding protein codes for MRRAIAVLTTAALTVAGLATARPADAAPDHGTVVKAAPSTASPDIKDGTVNAIYDAGAKIIAAGTFTQVRNRGSDVDITRNYILAFDKATGTVDNAFAPTVDAEVNAVIAGPTAGTVFVAGKFNTVNGTTRRKVALLNVATGALVTSFAGPAFNGLVKDAVLVGNRLLVGGIFTTAGNPNPRGGLASLNASTGAVDNYLTTNLTEHHNYDGVSGSNAGVGAEKLAVSPDGSQLVVIGNFKNADGVLHDQIVKLDLGATAATVADWNTSRYTPRCAWWAFDSYMRDVAYAPDGSYFVVVTTGAPNGGTLCDAAARWESGATGSELQPTWVDYSGGDTFLSVGISEQAVYVGGHIRWLNNSFGGDNAQAGAVGRPSIAALDPRSGLPLSWNPGRHPRGVGVSEMLVTPDGLWIGSDTPWIGNFQYRRERIAFFPLTGGAAPHPTTTAALPGNVYQAGLPAPTNVLYRVNAGGPLLASTDNGPDWAADEGGNPSPYHNAGSNTAGYGTVGSLDATVPAGTPAALYSAERWDPAGDPEMRWQFPVPVGTEVKVRLYLANRYDGTSTTGSRVFDVALDGATVLDRLDLSGSVGHNVGTMREFTIVSDGSVDIDFRHRVENPLINGIEVVKTGPPPAGSPDEMQVRSYDGDTTVGAASPVASPDGTAWSTARGAFWVGGTLFYGMNGALWRRTFNGTVLGTPSLVDPYHDAYWDTVDSASGGHTYAGATTNFYAEIPNVTGMFYSGGRLYYTLGGQGGLYWRWFTPDSGVVGADKFTVAGVTGFADAGGIFLSGNTLYKVNRSTGDLSATDWSAGVPTGAFTVRSGPAVDGVDWRAKAVFVGP; via the coding sequence ATGCGCCGTGCCATCGCGGTCCTCACCACCGCCGCGCTCACCGTCGCCGGCCTGGCCACGGCCCGTCCCGCCGACGCCGCCCCCGACCACGGCACGGTGGTCAAGGCGGCGCCGTCCACCGCCTCGCCGGACATCAAGGACGGCACGGTCAACGCGATCTACGACGCCGGCGCGAAGATCATCGCGGCCGGCACCTTCACCCAGGTACGGAACCGCGGGTCCGACGTCGACATCACCCGCAACTACATCCTCGCCTTCGACAAGGCCACCGGGACGGTGGACAACGCCTTCGCGCCGACCGTCGACGCCGAGGTGAACGCGGTGATCGCCGGACCCACCGCCGGCACGGTCTTCGTCGCCGGCAAGTTCAACACCGTCAACGGGACCACCCGGCGCAAGGTGGCCCTGCTCAACGTCGCCACCGGCGCCCTGGTCACCAGCTTCGCCGGCCCGGCGTTCAACGGGCTGGTCAAGGACGCCGTCCTGGTCGGCAACCGGCTGCTGGTCGGTGGCATCTTCACCACCGCCGGCAACCCCAACCCGCGCGGCGGCCTCGCCTCGCTCAACGCCAGCACCGGCGCGGTGGACAACTACCTCACCACCAACCTGACCGAGCACCACAACTACGACGGGGTCAGCGGCTCCAACGCCGGGGTCGGGGCCGAGAAGCTGGCCGTCTCGCCCGACGGCAGCCAGCTCGTGGTCATCGGCAACTTCAAAAACGCCGACGGGGTGCTCCACGACCAGATCGTCAAGCTGGACCTGGGCGCCACCGCGGCCACCGTCGCCGACTGGAACACCAGCCGGTACACCCCGCGCTGCGCCTGGTGGGCGTTCGACTCGTACATGCGTGACGTCGCGTACGCCCCGGACGGCAGCTACTTCGTGGTGGTGACGACCGGCGCCCCGAACGGGGGGACGCTCTGCGACGCCGCCGCCCGCTGGGAGTCCGGCGCCACCGGCTCCGAACTCCAGCCCACCTGGGTCGACTACAGCGGCGGCGACACCTTCCTCTCGGTCGGCATCAGCGAGCAGGCGGTCTACGTCGGCGGGCACATCCGCTGGCTGAACAACAGCTTCGGTGGCGACAACGCCCAGGCCGGCGCGGTGGGTCGGCCCAGCATCGCCGCCCTCGACCCGCGCAGCGGCCTGCCGCTGTCGTGGAACCCGGGCCGGCACCCGCGCGGCGTCGGCGTCTCCGAGATGCTGGTCACCCCGGACGGGCTCTGGATCGGCTCGGACACCCCGTGGATCGGCAACTTCCAGTACCGCCGGGAGCGGATCGCGTTCTTCCCGCTGACCGGTGGCGCCGCGCCGCACCCCACCACCACCGCCGCCCTGCCCGGCAACGTCTACCAGGCCGGCCTCCCGGCGCCCACGAACGTGCTGTACCGGGTCAACGCCGGCGGCCCGCTGCTCGCCTCGACGGACAACGGACCGGACTGGGCGGCCGACGAAGGCGGCAACCCCAGCCCGTACCACAACGCGGGCAGCAACACCGCCGGCTACGGGACGGTGGGCAGCCTGGACGCCACTGTGCCGGCCGGCACGCCCGCCGCCCTCTACAGCGCCGAGCGGTGGGACCCCGCCGGGGACCCGGAGATGCGCTGGCAGTTCCCGGTGCCCGTGGGCACCGAGGTCAAGGTCCGGCTCTACCTGGCCAACCGGTACGACGGCACGTCGACCACCGGCTCGCGGGTGTTCGACGTGGCGCTGGACGGGGCGACCGTCCTCGACCGCCTGGACCTGTCCGGCAGCGTCGGGCACAACGTCGGCACCATGCGGGAGTTCACCATCGTCAGTGACGGCTCGGTCGACATCGACTTCCGGCACCGGGTGGAGAACCCGTTGATCAACGGCATCGAGGTCGTCAAGACCGGACCGCCGCCGGCCGGCAGCCCCGACGAGATGCAGGTTCGGTCGTACGACGGGGACACCACCGTCGGGGCCGCGAGCCCGGTGGCCAGCCCGGACGGCACCGCCTGGTCCACCGCGCGGGGCGCGTTCTGGGTCGGTGGCACGCTGTTCTACGGCATGAACGGCGCGTTGTGGCGGCGTACCTTCAACGGCACCGTCCTCGGCACGCCGTCGCTGGTCGACCCGTACCACGACGCGTACTGGGACACCGTGGACTCGGCCTCCGGCGGCCACACGTACGCCGGGGCGACGACGAACTTCTACGCCGAGATCCCGAACGTGACCGGGATGTTCTACAGCGGTGGCCGGCTGTACTACACCCTCGGCGGGCAGGGCGGCCTCTACTGGCGCTGGTTCACCCCGGACAGCGGGGTGGTCGGCGCGGACAAGTTCACCGTCGCCGGGGTGACCGGCTTCGCCGACGCCGGCGGGATCTTCCTGTCCGGCAACACCCTCTACAAGGTCAACCGGAGCACCGGCGACCTGTCCGCGACGGACTGGTCCGCCGGCGTGCCGACCGGCGCGTTCACCGTCCGCAGCGGCCCCGCCGTGGACGGCGTCGACTGGCGGGCGAAGGCGGTCTTCGTCGGCCCGTGA
- a CDS encoding sensor histidine kinase — MRPTLRLRLTLLNGVLLVGAGAIMVLLAWLLLRDGLRPADDLRPGTTVLLADGRTLEAGQWQGQLVDAASRELLLKGLGALLAISVVGVAGAYLVAGRALRPLHQVTATARRLGEATLDQRIGWSGADDEVAELAKTFDAMLDRIATAFEAQKRFVANASHELRTPLAVMRTEIDVTLSDDESDIADYRRMATVVRDASGRANGLVDALLVLARSEAQAGRRLARRVEGDLAVGVANALSAMAGEVERIGLKVHTALRPAPVVGDPGLLDRLAGNLVENAVRYNHLHGRLWIRTGSDGPRSWLVVGNTGFEVAPADVPGLFEPFRRGGQERTGARGSGLGLSIVRAVCDAHGGTVKAVAQPGGGLEVSVILPSADAPAAT, encoded by the coding sequence ATGCGGCCCACCCTGCGGCTGCGGCTCACCCTGCTCAACGGGGTGCTGCTGGTCGGGGCCGGGGCGATCATGGTGTTGCTGGCCTGGCTGCTGCTCCGGGACGGGCTGCGCCCGGCCGACGACCTGCGGCCCGGCACGACGGTGCTGCTCGCCGACGGCCGCACGCTCGAAGCCGGGCAGTGGCAGGGGCAACTGGTCGACGCGGCCTCACGGGAGCTGCTGCTCAAGGGCCTGGGGGCGCTGCTCGCGATCAGCGTGGTCGGCGTCGCTGGGGCGTACCTGGTGGCCGGGCGGGCGCTGCGCCCGCTGCACCAGGTCACCGCCACCGCCCGCCGGCTCGGCGAGGCCACCCTGGACCAGCGGATCGGCTGGTCGGGCGCCGACGACGAGGTGGCCGAGCTGGCCAAGACCTTCGACGCGATGCTGGACCGGATCGCCACCGCCTTCGAGGCGCAGAAGCGCTTCGTGGCCAACGCCTCGCACGAGCTGCGTACCCCGCTCGCGGTGATGCGGACCGAGATCGACGTGACGCTCAGCGACGACGAGTCGGACATCGCCGACTACCGCCGGATGGCCACCGTGGTCCGGGACGCCTCGGGGCGGGCGAACGGCCTGGTCGACGCGTTGCTGGTGCTGGCCCGCAGCGAGGCGCAGGCCGGGCGTCGGCTGGCCCGCCGCGTCGAGGGTGACCTCGCGGTGGGCGTCGCCAACGCCCTCTCGGCGATGGCCGGCGAGGTGGAGCGGATCGGCCTGAAGGTGCACACCGCGCTGCGTCCGGCACCGGTGGTCGGTGACCCGGGGCTGCTCGACCGGCTGGCCGGCAACCTGGTGGAGAACGCCGTCCGCTACAACCACCTGCACGGTCGGCTGTGGATCCGGACCGGCAGCGACGGGCCACGGTCCTGGCTGGTGGTCGGGAACACCGGCTTCGAGGTCGCCCCGGCCGACGTGCCGGGGCTGTTCGAGCCGTTCCGCCGCGGCGGCCAGGAGCGTACCGGCGCACGCGGTTCCGGCCTGGGGCTCTCCATCGTCCGGGCGGTCTGCGACGCGCACGGCGGCACCGTCAAGGCGGTCGCCCAGCCGGGCGGCGGGCTGGAGGTGAGCGTCATCCTGCCCTCCGCGGACGCCCCCGCCGCCACCTGA
- a CDS encoding peptidase C39 family protein, which yields MTGTAARRDVAYRRFRFPQDLALGTVDGVAAGADGLVVAGPAGRIEHTDPHTGVTAGYERAAWTSPVVRAGFTVDEIVPSWTADTPEGCWLRVEARGWHEDAPATDWYVLGHWAADDTAIHRSSVPGQTGDDARVTVDVLRVAAARVNGWQLRVTLFRRCDATAGPVLRTVGAVASTDAPADPADEATGADDVDARGRVLDVPRYAQRLHAGGETRWGGGGDSWCSPTCVSMVLDFWGAGPTPDRYAWVDPPGPRPVVVHAARHCYDHAYAGAGNWAFNTAYAGRHGVDAFVTRLRGLTEAERFVAAGIPLILSAAFTAGQVPGLDYATRGHLMVLVGFTADGDPVLNDPYAPDDEAVRRTVPRAPFEAAWQAGSGGVAYVVRPGSVPLPPAPAQANW from the coding sequence ATGACCGGAACGGCCGCCCGGCGGGACGTGGCGTACCGCCGTTTCCGCTTCCCGCAGGACCTCGCCCTGGGCACGGTCGACGGGGTGGCCGCCGGCGCGGACGGCCTGGTGGTCGCCGGCCCGGCCGGCCGGATCGAGCACACCGACCCGCACACCGGCGTCACCGCCGGGTACGAGCGGGCCGCCTGGACGTCCCCGGTGGTCCGGGCGGGCTTCACGGTCGACGAGATCGTACCGTCGTGGACCGCCGACACCCCGGAGGGCTGCTGGCTCCGGGTGGAGGCGCGCGGCTGGCACGAGGACGCGCCGGCCACCGACTGGTACGTGCTGGGCCACTGGGCCGCCGACGACACCGCCATCCACCGCAGCTCGGTGCCCGGGCAGACCGGCGACGACGCGCGGGTGACTGTCGACGTGCTGCGCGTCGCGGCGGCGCGGGTCAACGGCTGGCAGCTCCGGGTCACCCTGTTCCGCCGCTGCGACGCCACGGCCGGTCCGGTGCTGCGGACCGTCGGCGCGGTCGCCTCGACCGACGCGCCGGCCGACCCGGCCGACGAGGCGACGGGGGCGGACGACGTCGACGCCCGGGGGCGGGTGCTCGACGTGCCCCGCTACGCGCAGCGACTGCACGCCGGCGGGGAGACCCGCTGGGGCGGCGGCGGGGACTCCTGGTGCAGCCCCACCTGCGTCTCGATGGTGCTGGACTTCTGGGGCGCCGGCCCCACCCCCGACCGGTACGCCTGGGTCGACCCGCCCGGCCCCCGGCCGGTGGTGGTGCACGCCGCCCGACACTGCTACGACCACGCGTACGCGGGGGCCGGGAACTGGGCGTTCAACACCGCGTACGCGGGCCGGCACGGGGTGGACGCCTTCGTCACCCGGCTGCGGGGCCTGACCGAGGCGGAGCGGTTCGTCGCCGCCGGCATCCCGCTGATCCTCTCCGCCGCCTTCACCGCCGGCCAGGTGCCGGGGCTGGACTACGCCACCCGGGGACACCTGATGGTGCTGGTCGGCTTCACCGCCGACGGCGACCCGGTGCTCAACGACCCGTACGCCCCGGACGACGAGGCGGTACGCCGGACCGTGCCACGGGCGCCGTTCGAGGCGGCCTGGCAGGCCGGCAGCGGCGGCGTCGCGTACGTGGTCCGGCCGGGCTCGGTGCCGCTGCCCCCGGCGCCCGCCCAGGCCAACTGGTGA